The Methyloprofundus sedimenti genome includes the window CCGATAGTTTTGTTATTGCCAGGCACTTATTGACTGACTTGCAACAAGATATTGTTGGTGAGGCCATATTTCTGGATATCACGGAAATTAATCCCGCGGCTAAACGTCTGGTTGAGCAACTTAAAATGCAGGAAGTGTTCAGTACAGGCCGCATGTATTTGAAAAGCCAGCCCAGGCTTGCTGATGAGAAAATATTTGGCATCACGACTTTCGAGTTGGGATAATCTATTTATTCCACCCACTGCTGATAAATGCGCTTAAATTAAACTGCCTTTCACCGCCATCATGATCAGTGTATTAAGACTGTCTGCCTGCATTTTATCCATAATATGCGCGCGATGCGCATCAACCGTCCGATGACTAATATCCAGTTTTTTAGCGACGTCTTTAGTTGAATGATTATGCACAATGAGCATAAAAACCTCCTGTTCACGCTCCGATAAATTTGCATAATGTTTGAGTATCTGTTTTTTTTCTTGTTTTTCAGACCAGTTAAGCAGCAATTTATCAATTACTTCATTTATGCGTTCCAATAAAAGCTCATTATCAAACGGCTTTTCTAAAAAATCCACAGCGCCAGCTCTAAACGCTTGCGAAGAAACCGGAATATCCGCATGACCGCTGATAAAGATAATAGGCATTGCAGCGCATCTTTCCGCAAGCACATGCTGGAGTTCGAGCCCGTCCATATAAGGCATTCGCACATCAAGAATCAGGCATGACGGCTGATCAGGATCAAATTTTTCTAAAAATGTCACTGCTGAATCATAGGTTTTAACTTTACTAAATCCCGCTGACTCCAGTAACAGAGTTAATGAGTCACGAATAACAAACTCATCATCCACGATAAAAATGTTAATGTCCTGTTTATCAATGTCCATTTTTATCCTCTAAAATAGGCAACGTAAAATAAAAAGTGGAACCTTTGCCTTTACTACTTCTGAATCGCAACATGCCGCCGTGCGCCCTTATCAAAGATTGACTGATTGATAGCCCCATACCCATGCCTGATGTTTTAGTGGTAAAAAAAGGCGTAAACAGAAGTGCCTGCTCTTCATTGTCCATACCTGCACCGTTATCCTTTATTCTAACCTCAATTTCACTGCTTACTAATAAATACGTTTGTATACTGATCCGACGTTTTGTCTTTCTTGGTAGTAGAGCTAATGCATCAATACTGTTTTTTATCAGGTTCAATATAACCTGCTCTATTTGTACTTCGTCAACTGATAAACAAGGCAGGGAGTCAGCAAGATCAAGTGTGCTTTGTATGGAAGAGTGTCGAAAGTCATCTGCTAATAAACTCATGGCATCGTGAATCAAATGATTGATGTCAATAGTTGATCGATGGACAGTATTTGTAGAAATAAACTCTCGCATACGGGCAAGAACCTGTCCGGCTCTAAGTGCTTGTGTTTCAGTTTTCTGTAGCGTCTCTTGCAGCTTTATCAGGTCAAGCTTATCGCTTTTTAACATGCGCAAACAGACCTGGCTATAAGTCGCTATTGCAGTCAATGGCTGGTTCACTTCATGAGCAATACCCGAAGCCATTTCCCCCATTAGTCCCATTCGAGTGACATGAGCAAGTTCATTTAAATGCTGTTTATCCAGCAAGTCTTTGCGCTTCCTCTCACTGACATCTCTGATAATGCCAGTAAAATAAGTTTTCTGAGCTATTTGATATTCAGAAATAGACAGATCTATGGGAAATATCGAGCCATCCTTGCGCCGCGCTTCAAGTTGCCGGATCGAACCAATAATCTTGGCTTGACGACTGACTAAATAATTTTGTATATAATTATTATGCTGTTCTTTATAGGGTGAGGGCATCAGTTTGCCCACATTATGACCAATAAGCTCACTAGCTTGATAGCCAAAAATGTTTGTCACAGCATTATTGATGGATATTATAATGCCTCGTTCATTAATCGTGATTATACTCTCCACCGCCGCATTAAACACAGATTTTAGCCTGGCTTTGCCCTCTATCAGTTTGTTTTTAGAGTCCTTCATTTGAGCAATATTTGCTAGCAATTTTTGATTCTTCATTTGAAGCTCAGTATGTTGATCACTGACTTTTTGATTTAACTTTTTATTAAGCTCATTGATTTGCTTTTCTATGTGTTTTTGCTCGCTAATGTCTAGTAGCGTGATGAAACATATTTTTTCTGCTGTATCACTCATCTCATGGTAATAACCCTGGCACAGCACAGGAATGGAGTACCCATTTGCTTGCATGACACTAATCTCAAAAGACTTGTTAGCTACCGACTTTAGCAACTGCTGGAAAAATAAATAAAAGCGGCCCTGATCTTCACTATTTAAATATTTAGCGAATTTTGCGCCTAGTAAATCGGTTTTGGAATACTCTAACAGTACACAAGCCTTCTGGTTGGCGTTGCTAATATTGCTGTCCCTGTCCAGTGTAAGAAAACCTATAGGCGCATATTCAAACAGTGTTTGGTAGCGGTCTCGAGAGGCGCGCAGTTGTATTTGAGTCTCACGCAGTTCCTCATTCTGCATTTCCAGTGCCACTTGATAAACCTGGAACTCGTGCGCCAGTTTTTGTATCTCTTCCGGAGTCAATTTAGCGATATCAGTGCGCGTTTTCCCCAGGTGTATTTCCTTTTTTTGGCGCAGCTGCTGATGTACATTATCATTAGTATTCTTAATACTCATAGGTTAAATATCCCTTAGAATTTTAGTCATTGCAGCGACTTATATGGGTTACATCCTCAATCGCCAACAGAATATGCACCGATTTTACAATAGCTGGTTTTAAAATACGGCTATTTAATATCAGCGGCTTCAAGCCAATACCAGGAAATTCAAGGCTAATATGCAATTCTTCAAACTTACTCTTATCCTGTAAAATTGTTTTTAGTTGCTGTTGAATTTCAGCTGTATTCCTTGCGCCATCACATATACTGAGTAAGGATTGACTTTCAGTTTCTTGTTTATTCAGTTTAAACAGCTTAAAAAACGCCGGATTAGCCAGTAAAATATGTAAATTCTCATCCAGTACTAATAAAGGATGACGTACCGTTTCTACAATAGCTCGAGTAAGGCCCGCATCGGCCGCGGACTGCTCGGCAAATTTCAGTTTATTGATATTAATAAATCAGATAGCTAAACCATCAATCAAATTTTCTGCTGTACGATAGGGCAAAATACGCAATAAATACCAGTCACCGTTGACTGCCTGCACTTCCTTGTCTTTAAAAACCAGGGTTTCCAATACATTTTTGGCATCGTCAATTAAATGTGGATATGATAAATTTGATGCCTGATCGGGAAGCGGCCGGCCGATATCAGTATCAATTAAACTGATAATATTTTGTGCCTGTTTGGTAAAACGTTTGATTCTTAAATCATTATCCAGAAATATACTGGCAATATCGGTGCTATTGAGCAGGTTTTGCATGTCATCACTGGATTGCGCATATTCTTCCACTTTATTATGCAACTCATCATTAACGGTAATCAATTCTTCATTCAGTGATTACATTTCCTTTTTTGAGGTTTCCAGCTCTTCGTTAGAACTTTGCAATTTTTCATTGGTTGACTGCAACTCTTCGTTAGTTGAGCAAAGTTCCTCATTAAAAGTCTCTAACTCTTCAATGGTTGCGCGTAGCGATTCTTTGGTAAATAGCAGCTCTTGTTCTAACTCTTCTCTTCCATCGCTGTTATGGACATGTACATGCTGCTTAGGTTTTATGTCTGTGTCTCTGTTTGGGCTTAAGCTTGGGTGAAAACTGAGTAAAAAAAGCCCCATTAAGGCTTCCGGTTAGTCAATTTTTATCAGCTTGACATCAATTAGCTCAAAGTCGCCGTTAGTCCTTACTCTGACTTTCTCGCTGATAATTTCGGTATTATCCTGCTTTACCGCTTTACGCAAGCCAGCGACTAAAGGCATACGCAAACCTTCCCTGGCCATTTCAATGACATTCCAATTCGGCTGTCCACCGGATGCAGGCTCAAGGCTAACCGCGTCCTCGATGACGACAGGATCCATCGCTAACAAAAAAGGGCTTTGCGTATAGTGTAATAACTGATTGCCCATTTTTTCTGGCGACAATATGAAATCCACATCCCCCATGGTGATAGCACTACTCGGCATACCATAAAATTTAGCCAGTTTAGGCTCCTGCATCATACTCATGCCCGATTCGCCCTTAATGGATGTAAGACTTAAAGTCCCATCGGTGCCTGTGCCGGATAAAATTTAGCTGTCTGTGTTATCTAGCCAGCTTATTGATCAAACTACTTAGTTTTACTGTTAGGTAAGTTAACTTGTCCCTGTTCGACTATTCAAGCCATGAATCCAATATAGGTAGTTATACGGATAGTATTGTAAATATTTTTCATTTACACTGAATTCGCCTTAAGATTTGAGGATATAAAAATGCCTTCTAACAAAAAAGAAAACAACCTAAAAGCGGAACATAACATAGCTCCTGAATATATATCTGACGAAGATTATTATGACATGATTGCTAAATGCGCCTATTACAAAGCTGAACAACGAGATTTTGTCGGTGGTAATGAAATAGAAGACTGGTATGCCGCAGAGCAGGAAGTTAATAAGCAAAACTTTTATCGGTTTCTAACTTAATAGCCAATATTCAGATCTGTAGGACGTGGCTTTAGTCCGCCAATATTCAAAAGTAATGTTAAAGGCCGGCTAAAGCCACGCCTTACCGCACTTGAAGTTTTTTTTCAAAGCTGAGTGAAACCCTGAGGTCAATTATACCGAAGTGTTTTGTGCAGGTTCCTTAATTACTATCTATATAAATAGAATTTACCGGCAATCCATAAGGTGCAAATATTATGAAACGGAATAAATCACTTACCTTAACAAGTCATGCACATATTGAGGCACAAAAAAGACGTATTGCTTATCATGAAGCAGGGCATGCTGCTGCTATTCTGGTTAATAATGAACTTAAACAGCTCCCGCCGATATTTTTTCGCATTAATATTCATGATTCCACTCAAAACTCGACAGCTGATACAAACGCGATTTTACTGAAAGGTCATAATTACAGTGCCGAGATTGAAGGTGGCCGCTTGATTAAACACGTACCTGAATCCTTGGAGTGTTTTATAGACAACATAGACCAAAACAAAAGCAACAATACTGTCTCGTTTTTAACTGTATTTATCGCAGATATCGTTAATTTACTGATCGGCCCACTGGCAGAAGCAAAACATGTCGCTATCAGTGATGGAGAGGTTTTCAATAAAAACCTGATCACTGTAAGTGCCTTACATAATTATGGGGGCTCTTCGGATCTGACTTTAATTAATGAATATTTAGAATGCTTTTCCAGCAGCAAAAATGAGCAAGATAACTTATTAGCCGAGCTGCTTGATCAAGCATTTGATTTTGTAAATAATTATTCTAACTGGAAAAAAATAAGGCTGCTGGCACGACATATTCTCGATGAGGATATTAAAACCATTGACTATAACGAAATCAATGCGTTATTAAGCCAGTCCAAGCTGAATGAATCATCCTTGAATAAATTCCTAGTAAGATAAATAGGCTAACCTCTTACGTTAGAACAACATTGCAACTTTTTTGGAGTGTAGCTATGACCGCTAAAAGAAAAATTGATTCATCCGTACAAAGAAAATTTTATCATCACTATTCTGATGAATTTTACGAAAAAAACCACCTAAAGACTTTCATTTTAAAATTAAAAAACAAAATTTAGCAAAGCAGTACAGCATTTCTGACTGGCTTGATGATGAACAGGAGTTAACCCTGACCTAAAACTCAGTTATTAAACACACAACCTATCCAACTCATATTTCATAGTGTACGACTATGAGGATTGGGTTTACCTAAGACTGGAGAATGTTATGAGTGATAAAAAAGAAATATCGAAAAAAAGTACCGATGTAACCCCGCATTCATCTATAGGTGGATTATTTTCATTTAATGAATTTGATGATTTTTTTGACACCTTTCTAACCCGTAGATGGCCACGTGTACTGGATTGGAATGCACCGATGGAAGCCTTTGAAAAAAGCTTTCCCAAAGTAGACATTATTGATCATGATAAAGAAATAGAAGTTCAAGCTGCTTTGCCTGGAGTTAAGAAGGAAGACCTGGATATTTCGATTCATAATCAGCTGCTGACGATTAAAGCGAGTCACAAAACTGAAACTGAGGAAAAAAAGGATGAAGGTAAGTATTTTCGTCGTGAAATAAGCCGTGGAGAATTTCAGCGCACCGTGGCATTACCGGATAGCGTTGATAATGAAAATGTTTCAGCAAGCTTCAACGACGGGATATTAACAGTAACCATACCCAAATGCGAAAAGAGCAAGTGCAAAAATATTGAGGTCAAATAAATAGGTTATGTCACCGTTAAATGTGAAATTATTTTATCGCCTTTTTTTCTATAACTCTATAACTTAGTAACGCAATGAGATCTCTCTCAAACCGGGGCAAACTAGATAATTAATAGGTTTGGTGATCTTTTCAACACTTAACGGTGGCATTGCTAAATAATAAGCAAAAGCAGAAATTAATGAAGACTGAAGAATTAATGAATACTACAAACATTAATATATCTCAAAGTTTAGATATCTATATTGCGGATGCTATTATTGAGGCTGATAATGATTGTAGAGTGGATGGTGAGGCACTTGTAGATCCTATACCAGAGATACAAGAGAAAAAAGATCATGACTTCGATGCAACTAAATTTTATCTTCATGAATTGAGTCGTTCGACTTTGTTAACGGCTGAGCAAGAAAAATTCTACGGGACAAAAGTTCTGCAGGGCGATCAGCAAGCACGTAAGATTATGATTGAAAGTAACTTACGTCTAGTGGTGAAAATATCGCGCAGATACCTAAACCGAGGCTTACCTTTGCTGGATTTGATTGAAGAAGGAAATCTGGGGTTAATTCACGCAGTTGAAAAATTTGATCCTGAACTCGGTTTTCGTTTCTCTACATATGCTATCTGGTGGATACGACAAGCTATTGAGCGTGCGGTGATGAACCAGGCACGTACCATTAGGCTGCCCATTAATGTGCTTAAGAAAATGAATGTATTTTTAAAGGCTCGGCGCCATTTATTACAGAAATTGGAGACAGAGCCAAGTGCTGAAGATATTGCGGCCTACTTGGACAAGCCGGTTAAGCTCGTGCAGAAAATGCTTAAATTAAATGAACGCGTCACTTCAATCGATGCGCCTAGTTCTTTTGATTCAGAAAGAATGCTGGTTGATTCTATTGCAGATGATGAGGCCGTTACTTTACTGGATCAGATTCATAATGAGGAAATTAAAGATAATATTAATATCTGGTTATCAAAGTTACCAAAAAAGCAAGCTGAAGTCATTTGTCGTCGTTATGGCTTGTGTGGCTATGAACATGCTACGCTTGACGTCGTTGCCTGTGAATTAGGTGTCACACGTGAGCGGGTGCGTCAAATACAACTGGATGCTTTAAAAAAACTAAAAAAAATTATTAAAGTGAATGGTTACTCGCTGGAATCTATTTTGCAGTAAATTATTGGGTTTATATATCTAAATTGTTAATTGAATTTACTAAAAAATCTTGGAGTATAATATGAGTAAAAAAAAAGAAGTATCGAAAAAAGTACCGATGTAACCCCGCATTCATCTACAGGGGGATTATTTTCATTTGATGAATTTGATGAATTTGATGATTTTTTGATACTTTTCTAACCCGTAGCTATCCCCGTTTATTGAACTGGAATGCATCTATGGAAGGCTTTGAAAAAAGCGTGCCAAAAGTAGACGTTATTGATCACGACAAGGAAATAGAGGTTCAAGCTGCATTGCCCGGGGTTAAGAAAGAAGACCTGGAAATTTCGATTGATATTCAGTTGCTGACGATTAAAGCGAGTCACAAAACTGAAAAAGAGGAAAAAAAGGATGAAGGTAAATATTTTCGTCGGGAAATAAGCCGTGGAGAATTTCAGCGCGCCGTGGCATTACCGGACGGTGTTGATAATGAAAATGTTTCAGCAAGCTTCAACGACGGAATATTAACGGTACCCATACCCAAAAAGCGAAAAGAGCAAGTGCAAGAATATTGAGGTCAAATAAATAGGCTATGTCACCGTTAAGTATTGAAAATCACCAAGAGCAGAATGTAACAATTGCTCAGGGGTTAGATTGTGGTTCCGATCCATAATTCTGCACCAAGCCAAATAATTAGGTAAATACTTGGTGGCTACACCATGAAAGCGGTCTAGCCATGATTTAAAACGGTGGTGGTATGCATTGACATTTTGTATATGATAGGCCCCTTTAGTCACCCGCTGCCCTTGACTCATGTTAACGATTTCATGAGATACTTTTTCAGCTTTACAAAATGCACCATAAGTTGGATTGCCATCACTCACAAGGAGGGCATCCTGGTCTAGTATTGGCTTTAAATGCGTATCAAGAACAATTTTGCTTATTGGGCCATTACCTGTCACAAAATCTACGGTTTGTTTTGAGCGATCACGAGCAATTAAAATGCAAATTTGCTCATCAGAAATCCCTCGCTTAGTCGCACAGCCCCCTCGTTTCCTTGGTTGACGATTGAGATGGCGTTCTCCTTTATGTGACTCAAGTAAGTAGGTTTCATCAGCTTCTGTAATGCCATGAAGAGCACTGGGACGATCCTGCTGAATCCAGCTTAAAAAACGGTGCCGCCATCGAAAGGTTGTATTTCGATGCACATTAATTTCTTTAGCTGCCTGCCGGACAGTCAATGATTCTGCGATAGCTCCTAAGTAATCAAGCCACTTTGACTTGAGGCGTAGATGAGCAAGAGGCGTTCCTGTCAAAGCATTAAATGTCTTTTTGCAGGCTTTACAGCGGTAGCGCTGAAGGCCATCTTTTATTCCATGCCTGTGGCTTTCGGTATGGGAGCAATGAGGGCATTTACCTTTGCTATCAAATATTGTTTCAATTAAATCAAAAACCTTAGGTTCGTCCTCTAGTTGATCCAGTGCTTTCGTTAGAACAGTGCGTTGATGGTGGTCAAGTTGATTTATTTCGGAAATGAACTCTAAAAACTCTGGGGCTTTCATAACTATCTCCTTAATTTACATGGGCTTTATTTACTTATACGCTCTTGTTATATGAAATTCCATACTTTACGGTGACATAGCCAATAAATAAGCCTGAAAAAAACATACAAGGCTAATTGATGGATTATTAGCTTAAAAAATTGCCCTCCTGGCCATCACAACGTATCTGCGTCAGTTACCGTGAGGGCTTTTTTTCAAAAATCCAATTATTAGATTATAGATAATTCCTGAAGTATTTAAAGCCGACTCAAAAGCTTACGGAATACTGTACTCAATTTCGAGAACCAAAAATTCTTTACAGGTTTCTATTCACGCTTTTATACAGAATAGAAAAGAATAGCATGTTTACATAGTATGTGTAGACCGTTCAGAGTCCAATGAACCAGCGAGATAAGTTTCAATTTTATTTCGCGCCATCCCTCC containing:
- a CDS encoding response regulator transcription factor; this translates as MDIDKQDINIFIVDDEFVIRDSLTLLLESAGFSKVKTYDSAVTFLEKFDPDQPSCLILDVRMPYMDGLELQHVLAERCAAMPIIFISGHADIPVSSQAFRAGAVDFLEKPFDNELLLERINEVIDKLLLNWSEKQEKKQILKHYANLSEREQEVFMLIVHNHSTKDVAKKLDISHRTVDAHRAHIMDKMQADSLNTLIMMAVKGSLI
- a CDS encoding PAS domain-containing sensor histidine kinase, which codes for MSIKNTNDNVHQQLRQKKEIHLGKTRTDIAKLTPEEIQKLAHEFQVYQVALEMQNEELRETQIQLRASRDRYQTLFEYAPIGFLTLDRDSNISNANQKACVLLEYSKTDLLGAKFAKYLNSEDQGRFYLFFQQLLKSVANKSFEISVMQANGYSIPVLCQGYYHEMSDTAEKICFITLLDISEQKHIEKQINELNKKLNQKVSDQHTELQMKNQKLLANIAQMKDSKNKLIEGKARLKSVFNAAVESIITINERGIIISINNAVTNIFGYQASELIGHNVGKLMPSPYKEQHNNYIQNYLVSRQAKIIGSIRQLEARRKDGSIFPIDLSISEYQIAQKTYFTGIIRDVSERKRKDLLDKQHLNELAHVTRMGLMGEMASGIAHEVNQPLTAIATYSQVCLRMLKSDKLDLIKLQETLQKTETQALRAGQVLARMREFISTNTVHRSTIDINHLIHDAMSLLADDFRHSSIQSTLDLADSLPCLSVDEVQIEQVILNLIKNSIDALALLPRKTKRRISIQTYLLVSSEIEVRIKDNGAGMDNEEQALLFTPFFTTKTSGMGMGLSISQSLIRAHGGMLRFRSSKGKGSTFYFTLPILEDKNGH
- a CDS encoding PAS domain-containing protein; protein product: MNINKLKFAEQSAADAGLTRAIVETVRHPLLVLDENLHILLANPAFFKLFKLNKQETESQSLLSICDGARNTAEIQQQLKTILQDKSKFEELHISLEFPGIGLKPLILNSRILKPAIVKSVHILLAIEDVTHISRCND
- a CDS encoding PAS domain-containing protein, translated to MITVNDELHNKVEEYAQSSDDMQNLLNSTDIASIFLDNDLRIKRFTKQAQNIISLIDTDIGRPLPDQASNLSYPHLIDDAKNVLETLVFKDKEVQAVNGDWYLLRILPYRTAENLIDGLAI
- a CDS encoding coiled-coil domain-containing protein, which encodes MGLFLLSFHPSLSPNRDTDIKPKQHVHVHNSDGREELEQELLFTKESLRATIEELETFNEELCSTNEELQSTNEKLQSSNEELETSKKEM
- a CDS encoding chemotaxis protein CheB, which gives rise to MLSGTGTDGTLSLTSIKGESGMSMMQEPKLAKFYGMPSSAITMGDVDFILSPEKMGNQLLHYTQSPFLLAMDPVVIEDAVSLEPASGGQPNWNVIEMAREGLRMPLVAGLRKAVKQDNTEIISEKVRVRTNGDFELIDVKLIKID
- a CDS encoding DUF2934 domain-containing protein: MPSNKKENNLKAEHNIAPEYISDEDYYDMIAKCAYYKAEQRDFVGGNEIEDWYAAEQEVNKQNFYRFLT
- a CDS encoding Hsp20/alpha crystallin family protein, with product MSDKKEISKKSTDVTPHSSIGGLFSFNEFDDFFDTFLTRRWPRVLDWNAPMEAFEKSFPKVDIIDHDKEIEVQAALPGVKKEDLDISIHNQLLTIKASHKTETEEKKDEGKYFRREISRGEFQRTVALPDSVDNENVSASFNDGILTVTIPKCEKSKCKNIEVK
- the rpoS gene encoding RNA polymerase sigma factor RpoS, with product MKTEELMNTTNINISQSLDIYIADAIIEADNDCRVDGEALVDPIPEIQEKKDHDFDATKFYLHELSRSTLLTAEQEKFYGTKVLQGDQQARKIMIESNLRLVVKISRRYLNRGLPLLDLIEEGNLGLIHAVEKFDPELGFRFSTYAIWWIRQAIERAVMNQARTIRLPINVLKKMNVFLKARRHLLQKLETEPSAEDIAAYLDKPVKLVQKMLKLNERVTSIDAPSSFDSERMLVDSIADDEAVTLLDQIHNEEIKDNINIWLSKLPKKQAEVICRRYGLCGYEHATLDVVACELGVTRERVRQIQLDALKKLKKIIKVNGYSLESILQ
- a CDS encoding Hsp20/alpha crystallin family protein, with the translated sequence MEGFEKSVPKVDVIDHDKEIEVQAALPGVKKEDLEISIDIQLLTIKASHKTEKEEKKDEGKYFRREISRGEFQRAVALPDGVDNENVSASFNDGILTVPIPKKRKEQVQEY
- a CDS encoding IS1595 family transposase; this translates as MKAPEFLEFISEINQLDHHQRTVLTKALDQLEDEPKVFDLIETIFDSKGKCPHCSHTESHRHGIKDGLQRYRCKACKKTFNALTGTPLAHLRLKSKWLDYLGAIAESLTVRQAAKEINVHRNTTFRWRHRFLSWIQQDRPSALHGITEADETYLLESHKGERHLNRQPRKRGGCATKRGISDEQICILIARDRSKQTVDFVTGNGPISKIVLDTHLKPILDQDALLVSDGNPTYGAFCKAEKVSHEIVNMSQGQRVTKGAYHIQNVNAYHHRFKSWLDRFHGVATKYLPNYLAWCRIMDRNHNLTPEQLLHSALGDFQYLTVT